One Falco biarmicus isolate bFalBia1 chromosome 9, bFalBia1.pri, whole genome shotgun sequence genomic region harbors:
- the FUT7 gene encoding LOW QUALITY PROTEIN: alpha-(1,3)-fucosyltransferase 7 (The sequence of the model RefSeq protein was modified relative to this genomic sequence to represent the inferred CDS: inserted 3 bases in 3 codons; deleted 1 base in 1 codon), translating into MPPHRPFPGVSSVTQEGDSQPSSMPRAPPLPQLLWGWPSMKVVVTTAVFISTLWNXRCFLSASEVSRKAPKPAEPLVVLVWEWPSKQVPNISRDICHELYSIAGCWLTMERRLLGRADVVVFXHTRLQPGRDRLPKEKPPGQNWVWVSLESPSNTKALAGWNQTFNWVMTYRRDSDIFIPYGKLVPSQSATMNIPMKTNXVSWVISNYHRTQKRAEVYKNLSRYLHVNIYGKANNKPLCKDCLLPTTSKSKFYLAFENSIHQDYITEKLWRNSLMAGTVPVVLGPPRANYEQFIPADSFIHIDDFGSLEELATFLKTMNSSRYRQFFAWQKRYRVKLYADWRERICTICTAYPSLPHGRVYPNLESWFNT; encoded by the exons ATGCCGCCGCACCGGCCCTTCCCTG gtGTCAGTTCTGTCACCCAAGAAGGTGacagccagcccagcagcatgCCCCGGGcaccaccactgccacagctgctctggggctgGCCCAGCATGAAGGTGGTGGTCACCACTGCGGTGTTTATATCCACCCTCTGGA TGAGGTGCTTCCTCAGTGCCTCCGAGGTCTCCAGAAAAGCCCCTAAGCCCGCTGAGCCACTGGTGGTCCTGGTGTGG GAATGGCCCTCAAAGCAGGTCCCCAACATCAGCAGGGACATTTGCCATGAGCTGTACAGCATTGCAGGCTGCTGGCTCACCATGGAGCGACGGCTCCTGGGCCGGGCGGACGTGGTGGTGT CCCACACCAGGCTCCAGCCCggcagggacaggctgcccaaggagaAGCCACCGGGGCAGAACTGGGTGTGGGTCTCCCTGGAGTCCCCTTCCAACACTAAAGCTCTAGCGGGATGGAACCAGACCTTCAACTGGGTGATGACCTACAGACGGGACTCGGACATCTTCATTCCCTATGGCAAGCTTGTGCCCAGCCAGTCAGCCACCATGAACATCCCCATGAAGACCA TGGTGTCTTGGGTTATCAGCAACTACCACAGGACTCAGAAAAGAGCTGAAGTCTACAAAAACCTCTCCAGGTACCTCCATGTGAACATATACGGGAAAGCAAACAACAAGCCACTTTGCAAGGACTGCCTCTTGCCAACCACATCCAAGTCCAAGTTCTACCTGGCCTTCGAGAACTCCATCCACCAAGACTACATCACCGAGAAGCTATGGAGGAACTCGCTGATGGCTGGCACTGTGCCCGTTGTGTTGGGACCTCCCCGGGCCAACTACGAGCAGTTCATTCCTGCGGACTCCTTCATTCACATCGATGACTTTGGCTCCCTGGAAGAGCTGGCCACTTTCCTGAAGACCATGAACTCCAGCCGCTACCGGCAGTTCTTTGCCTGGCAGAAGAGGTACAGAGTGAAGCTCTACGCTGACTGGAGGGAGCGGATCTGCACCATCTGCACTGCCTACCCCAGCCTGCCCCATGGCCGTGTCTATCCCAACCTGGAGAGCTGGTTCAACACCTAG
- the LOC130155587 gene encoding LOW QUALITY PROTEIN: POU domain, class 5, transcription factor 3-like (The sequence of the model RefSeq protein was modified relative to this genomic sequence to represent the inferred CDS: deleted 1 base in 1 codon), whose translation MFSPDGGLPAAPFGLLPDAGPPFPRGGFDGAAAQPLFFPFAAEPEASRDPPPARAWLPPPAGPPAKAEARPARPCRQPSPEPRAAACCGPAWPAPPWAGPAPPRRANAALPGPPFPGPAGGAFPGAQLCPAALQPGSGGLAALGSSGSSSGAASEGGHSSDSGDEDAPTSEELEQFAKDLKHKRIMLGFTQADVGLALGTLYGKMFSQTTICRFEALQLSFKNMCKLKPLLQRWLNEAENTDNMQEMCNAEQVLAQARKRKRRTSIETNVKGTLESFFRKCVKPSPQEISQIAEDLNLDKDVVRVWFCNRRQKGKRLLLPFGNEAEGVMYDMNQSLVPTGLPIPVTSQGYSLAPSPPVYMPPFHKAEMFPQALQPGLSMSNSGH comes from the exons ATGTTCAGCCCGGACGGGGGGCTGCCGGCCGCCCCTTTCGGCCTCCTGCCCGACGCCGGGCCGCCCTTTCCCCGCGGCGGCTTCGACGGGGCGGCCGCCCAGCCGCTCTTCTTCCCGTTCGCCGCCGAGCCCGAGGCCAGCCGCGacccgccgccggcccgcgcCTggctgcccccgcccgccgggccaCCCGCCAAGGCGGAGgcgcgcccggcccggccctgccgccAGCCCTCGCCCGAGCCCCGCGCCGCGGCCTGCTgcggcccggcctggcccgCCCCGCCTTGGGCCGGGCCCGCGCCCCCCCGGCGC GCCAACgccgccctgcccggcccgcccttccccggccccgccggcggcgccTTCCCCGGCGCCCAGCTCTGCCCCGCCGCCCTGCAGCCGGGCTCCGGCGGCCTCGCCGCGCTGGGCAGTAGCGGCAGCTCCAGCGGCGCCGCCAGCGAGGGCGGCCACTCCAGCGACAGCGGCGACGAG GATGCGCCAACCTCGGAAGAGCTGGAGCAGTTTGCCAAGGACCTCAAACACAAGCGCATCATGCTGGGCTTCACCCAGGCTGACGTGGGGCTGGCTCTGGGGACCCTCTACG GGAAGATGTTCAGCCAGACAACCATCTGCCGCTTCGAAGCGCTCCAGCTCAGCTTCAAGAACATGTGCAAGCTGAAGCCGCTGCTGCAGCGTTGGCTCAACGAGGCGGAGAACACGGACAACATGCAAGAG ATGTGCAATGCGGAGCAAGTGTTGGCCCAAGCCCGGAAGCGAAAACGCAGGACCAGCATCGAGACCAACGTGAAGGGGACCCTGGAGAGCTTCTTCCGCAAGTGTGTGAAGCCCAGTCCCCAGGAGATCTCCCAGATCGCCGAGGACCTCAACCTGGACAAAGAC GTGGTCCGGGTCTGGTTCTGCAACCGGCGTCAGAAAGGCAaacggctgctgctgcccttcgGCAACGAGGCGGAGGGGGTGATGTATGACATGAACCAGTCTCTGGTGCCCACCGGCCTGCCCATCCCGGTGACGTCCCAGGGCTACAGCCTGGCTCCCTCCCCTCCCGTCTACATGCCGCCCTTCCACAAAGCTGAGATGTTCCCTCAAGCgctgcagcctgggctctcCATGAGCAACAGCGGCCACTGA